The genomic window CGGAATATTTAACATCTTAATGATGACCGTTTTAGAAAAGCAAAGGGACATAGCTATACTCAAAGCCATGGGTTATTCAAGTTCTGACATAGTGGCTATATTCCTACTTCAAGGTTTCCTGATAGGGGTGGTTGGAGTTGTTGTGGGAGGAATCGGTGCTTACCTGTCTCAGGAGTACCTGGCAAGTGTGGAGATAGACCTTGAAGGACTTATAAGGGCAAAGGGTTTCATTCTTGACAGGTCTTTCAGGTATTACGTTGGGGGTGCTCTCTTCGCCCTTATTTTCTCGTGGCTTGCCTCCGTCTATCCAGCCCGCAGGGCTGCCAGATTGAACCCCGTTGATATATTCAGAAGCGGAGGAGTCTAAAGGATGCAACAGTCCCAAAGAGGTATAGGAGATAAAGGTTAAGGAGCGTTACGGCCGGGGCTAAAAGTGCTAAGGGAGTTATAAAGGCTATCAAAAGGTTTAAAACCAACAGACATAGCGTTATTAAAGACACGATAGCTGAAGACTTTATGTAATCCCAGTTCAGTATGGTCTTCCAGCTTATCTCTGCATAAAGGGAAGTTAAAAAGTAGCTCAAAGTCTGGGAGAAGCCCTTTCCCCTGAGCATGGCTCTCCCGAAGAATATCGGAAAAGACGTAACAACTGAGAAATAAACGAATAGAGAAAGAACAAGGCTTAGAACCAAACCTGTCCAGCTGACATCACCGCCCATGAATAGGGGCTTGATAACCGACCATACCCCTCCAACACTAAAGACGATTAGAGCAAACAAAATCGCTCCAAGGGTCAACAGGAACTGAGCTACCAAAACACCTATGGTTTCCGAAGCGTAGGAATACAAGAATTTAATAGGGCTGTTTGTAGCCTCCTCAAAGGTACTGGGGTTACCCTCCGTTTCTATGTACTTCTTTGACATGAATACCACGTAAGAAAAGGTCAGGTAGTAATTGAAAAGCAGGGCAGGAAGGCTAAAGGGAGGCATGAAGGTAAAGACGCTGAATAGTATGAGCAAGAAAGCAGCCACGAGAGTCGGGATTTTAAGTACGCTTATCTTCCAGAAGAGTAGAGCTTCTCTCCACACTGAGGGTATTATAGTAGAGATATAATAATTTTCTATGGCTAAGAGGGTCATTCTTGCATATTCGGGTGGACTTGATACATCTGTGATAGTTCGCTGGTTAACCGACAAGGGGTATGAGGTTATAACCTATACAGCAGACGTAGGTCAGGGGGAGGAGCTCTCCGAGATACCTGACAAGGCAAGAGCTTCCGGGGCGGTTGAAGCTATAGTAGAGGACATAAAGGAGGAGTTTGCAAGAGATTTTTGTATGCCAACACTGAGGGCTTTGGCTCTATACGAGGGGAAGTACCCTCTGACCGCCTCTCTCTCAAGACCCCTTATATCAAAGAAACTCGTTTACTATGCAGAGAAGTTCAAAGCCGACTACATAGCACATGGCTCAACGGGAAAGGGGAATGACCAGGTAAGGTTTGAGCTGTCCGTGTGGGGATTAAATCCAGACATTGATGTGCTGGCTCCGGTTAGAGAGTGGGAATTCAAAGCAAGGGAAGAACAGGTAGAGTATGCCAAGAAGCACGGCATACCAGTTAAGGTCACAAAAGAAAAACCTTACTCTATAGACAGAAACCTCTGGGGAGTGTCAATAGAATGCGGTCCCCTTGAGGACCCTTGGACCGAACCCCCGGAGGACGCCTATCAGATAACCACCTCTCCCGAAAAGGCTCCCAATGAGCCGGAATACGTCACAATCGGCTTCAGAGAAGGTTCTCCTGTTTCTCTTAACGGAAAGGAGTACAAACTTCTGAGCGAGTTGATCCTTGACCTTAACAGGTTGGCAGGGAAGCACGGGGTGGGAAGAATAGATATGGTTGAAAACAGGCTTGTGGGTATAAAGAGCAGGGAAATATACGAAGCTCCCGGTGCGATAGTCCTATATGAAGCTTATAGAGACCTGCTCTCTCTTGTAACTGACAGGTTCACCTTTCACTACTTTATCAACCATATTCCTCACGAGTATGCAAAGCTTGTGTATGAAGGTCTATGGTTTACGCCCCTGAGAGAAGCCCTTGACGCCTTCACTGAAAGACTTGCGGGAGACGTGACAGGAGAAGTGAGACTTAAGCTCTACAAGGGACATGTGAGTGTTGTTGGAAGAAGGTCTCCCAACTCCCTTTACGTTGAGGACCTTGCCACCTATTCGGAGAAAGACGCCTTTGACCATATAGCCGGTAAGCACTTCACAAAGGTATGGGGCTTACCCATCAGGGTTTTGGGAAGGAGAGGTAAGAGTTAACCTTCCTTTAAAGCGTTGACTATATCCTGAACAGCCTTCTTGGCATCGGCAAAGAGCATAAGGGCGTTGTCCATAGCGAAAAGGGGGTTGGGTATTCCTGCAAATCCGGGGCTGAGACTTCTCTTTATCACGACCACCGTCTTTGCCTTCCAGACCTCAAGGACAGGCATACCTGCTATCGGACTTTTAGGGTCAGTCTGAGCCAGTGGGTTAACGACATCATTCGCCCCTATAACTATGACCACATCTGTCTGTTCAAAGGTAGGGTTTATATCCTCTAACTCCTTCATCTTTTCGTAGGGTATGTCCACCTCTGCAAGCAGAACGTTCATGTGTCCGGGCATCCTTCCCGCAACGGGATGTATCGCAAATTCAACCTCAACGCCTCTTGACTCTAAAAGGTTGTATAGGTCTCTGACCGCATACTGAGCTTGAGCAACAGCCATTCCGTAACCTGGAACGATAACCGCCCTCCTTGCCCCCTCCAGAAGGAGAGCTACCTCTTCGGGTGAAGTAGCTTTCACCTTTCCTGCGTATATGTCCTCCTCTGAAGTCTGAACTACCTCTCCGAAGCCGCCAAATAAGACGTTAAGAAGTGATCTGTTCATGGCTTTGCACATCAGATTCGTAAGTATTATTCCCGAAGCTCCAACGAGTGAACCTGAAATTATAAGGGCGTTATTCTGGAGGACAAAACCTGTAGCTGCAGCGGCAAGACCTGAGTAGGAGTTAAGTAGGGCTATCACAACGGGCATATCGGCACCGCCTATGGCTATGGTAAGCAGGACACCGAGAACCGAAGAGAGCCCGGTTATAACCCAGTATAGATGTAGGTTTTGTGGGTTAAGCACCAGATAAGCTCCAAAGGTAACGGCTGCAATGGCAAATAGCGCTTTTACAACCTGCTCACCTGTATACCTTACAGGTCTTTCATTTATAATCCCCTGAAGCTTTCCGAAGGCAACACCGCTACCAAAAAAGGTCACCGCCCCTATTATTCCAGAAGCAACCGAAGCTGTAGTAAAAAGGTAATCAGGGTTCTTTGTCTCATAAAGGGCGGCACCCGCCACCAGTGCAGAAGCGCCTCCTCCCAGTCCATTAAAAACCGCAACAAGCTGGGGCATTGCGGTCATTTCAACCTTGAGGGCAAGAAGCGTCCCGATAGCTGCCCCTATCACAAGTCCAGCTATTATTAGGGAAAAGTCAGCTATCTTCTTGTCCAGAAGTGTAACCACAACCGCTATGAGCATACCTAGGGCACCGAGCATATTACCTCTTACGGCTGTTCTTGGATGGGAGAGTCCTTTAAGCCCGAATATGAAGAGAGAAGCAGAGAGGAGGTACGCAAGGTTTACTATTATCTTCTCCATTCACTCCTTCCTCCTGAACATCTCAAGCATCCTGTGGGTTACCAGAAAACCACCAACAACGTTCACGGTTGCAAAGACTAAGGCTACAAAGCCGAGTAAAGTCGTGAGGGTGGTGTGGTGGGACCCGGCAGATATGAGGGCACCCACTATGGTTATGCCCGATATAGCGTTAGAACCAGACATCAGAGGGGTATGAAGCGTAGGAGGAACTTTTGTTATAACCTCAAAACCAACAAACATTGAGAGAACGAATATCGTGAAGTACATCATGAAGTCTTCCATCACCCGGCTCCTCCGCTTATAAGCTCTCTAATCCTTTCATTTACCAGCTCTCCGTTTCTGAAAAGAAGTGTGTCCCTCACTATCTCATCCTCAAGGCTTATGTGAAACTCCCCCTCTTTCACAAGGAGACTAAGAAAGTTAAATAGGTTCCTTGAGTACATCTGGCTTGCATCGTAGGGGACTTGCGATGGAAGATTTACAGCTCCAACTATCCTTACCCCGTACCTTTCAACAACTTCTCCTGGAACGGTAAGTTCACAGTTTCCCCCCCTCTCTGCAGCGAGGTCAACTATAACAGAACCTGGTCTCATGCCCTTAACCATGTCTTCTGTCACCAGAACTGGAGCTTTCTTTCCAGGAACCATAGCCGTGGTTATAACTACATCGCTTTCCGATACAACCTCGGTCATCATCTCCCTCTGTCTCCTGTAAAACTCCTCGTCCATCGCTCTTGCGTACCCGCCTTTATCCTCAGCCTGTTCGCTTTCAAGTCCGAGCTCCACAAACTTTGCTCCCAAGCTCAAAACCTGCTCCTTAGCAGCGGGTCTTATATCATAAGCCTGAACCACAGCACCCAGTCTCTTGGCGGTAGCTATAGCCTGAAGACCGGCTACCCCGGCACCCACCACAAAGACCCTCGCAGGGAGAACTGTCCCAGCCGCGGTCATGAGCATCGGGAACATCTTGGGCAGCATGTTTGCAGCTATGAGAACCGCTTTATAGCCCGCTACTGTTGCCATAGAGGAGAGAGCGTCCATGCTCTGAGCTCTCGTTGTCCTGGGTATTAGCTCCATAGCAAAGGCGGTTAAATTGAGAGAGTTAACCCTATCAAGAATATCACCCACAGCAAAAGGCTCAAGGAAACCTATTAGAACTTTGCCAGAGTATCTCTCAATTTCTCTCAAAAAGTTCTCCTGGTCTGCCATAAGGTCTCTTACCTTCAGTATCACTTCAGCCTTGGAAAAAACCTCTTCCCTATCCAAAACTTTTGCACCAGCCTGTGAATATTCCTCGTCGGAAAATCCAGCTCCTTCGCCAGCCCCCCTTTCAACGAGGACTTCAACACCCATCCTGCCTAATTTCTGGACTTCAGACGGTATCAGGGCGACCCTCTTCTCGTTGGGATACGTCTCTTTGATGACTCCAACAAACATGGTGTATAATTTTAGCATGAGAAGGGTTTTAATCGCTTCATTTGCAACGTTTCTGCTTTTCGGAATAAAGTCCTGCGGTGAACCTTACGGAGCAGCTAAAGATACAGTTGAGGAATTCCTGGAAGAAGTTAAGGACAAGAAAGGGCAGGAAGCTCTCAGGTATTTGCATCCGACCTTTAGAGACAGCCTTGCCAAAGAGGTAAAGTTGCCCATAGAGCTGACAGAGCTCAAACCCTCTCAAGTGCTTGCCTGTTTTCTAAGTAGTATGGGAGCCAACATAGACGAGATTAAAGTCATGGAGGGAAAACCCCTCGGTAAGGAAAATGCTATGGTTAAGGTTAAGGTTGTAGACGGCAGTGGAATAGAAAAACTATTTAACTTTGTACTTATTAAGGAAGGAGACAAGTGGTTGATAGTTGATATCACCCCCTATAAACCAGAAATCAAGAAAGAACAAAAGGAAAAGTGAAATTCCTCATCTGGCAGACAGCATTTCTGGGCGATGTTATCCTAACAACTCCTTTGATAAGAACCATTGAGAAGAACTATCCGAAGGCGGGCATAGCTTTCGTGGGAAGACCCTTCATAAGGGAGCTATTCAAGGGATGGAACTTAGAGCTCATACCCTTCTCAAAGGGTCTAATGGAGAGCTTCTCAATTTTAAAGAGGCTAAAGGGCTTTGACGTAGCCATAGTTCCCCACAGGTCACTGAGGACCGCTCTCATAATGCTTTTCTCAGGTATACCGATTAGAGTTGGTTTTGACAGGTCAGAATTTCCCAAAGCTTATACCCACATAGTTGAGCACAGGTGGGAACTCCACGAGGTTGATAGAAACCTCATGCTCCTGAAGGCTTTGGGGATAAAGGAGCTGACCAGGGAAACGTTTCTACCGATGGAGGAAGAAGAGTTTAAAGACACCTTAAAGAGGTTCTCTCTTAAGGAGAGAGAGTATGTGGTTATAAACCCCTTTTCCAACTTCCCCCTTAAGGAGTGGAGTCTTGATAACTGGACTGATACCATAAAGGCTTTGAAGGGTATTGATGTGGTTGTTACGGGATTGCCCTCAGACAGGGATAAGGTTGAAATCTTACGTTCCAGAGTGGAGTTCATAAATCTTGTTGGAAAAACAAGCTTAAGAGAGCTTATGGCAGTCATAAAAGGTTGCCGTGTTGTGCTATCCAATGACTCCTCTCCTGTTCACATTGCAAATGCCTTGGGAGTCCCTGCAGTTACTGTGTACACCGCAACATCTCCAAAGTATGGGTTTTACCCCCTTGCAGGCGCTTATCTTGAAAATCCTGCACCCTGCTCTCCATGTTCCCCAAACCCTAAAAGGTGTAAAACAGGCACCTTTGAGTGTTTAAGTCTTCCTCCTGCTCAACTTCTCCTTGAAGTTGTTAAAGAGTTCCTTTAAGGCTATGGCTTCCTTACCCTTGGGAACTTTTTCATAAGCGTAGAATACACCCCCTTCCTCAACCACGTTCACATCTTCAAGCTTTTTCCACCTCTTGGTGTCTTTTGCCTTGACGTACAACTCCTTAACCTCACCGAAGGGTAAGCTCTCTCTCTCCAAGAAGAAGTCTATTTCCTTCATAAGCTTTATCAGATGGTCACAGGAATCAAAATAGTAAGTGTAACTTCCTATCTTCATAGTGCACAGCTCATCTTCCTTTATTATGATAGCCTTGCATACAGGACACCTACACTTTTCTGGTGGTGTAAAGTCCCTCGCCTTTTCAGGGTTCTTGCTGACGTAAAGGACTACACCACCCAGGACGCCAGCTGTAAGAAGGAGGTCCGCAAGAGCTATATACTCAAAGTATTCCCTGGCAAGTAATCCTGCTGTGCTTGATATTAAGCTTAAAACAACAACACCCCCAACTAGATAAACGTACTTTAACTTGTAACCTCTGAACATCAAGAAGATGGTTGTTATTATTCCCAGAAACTCAACCACTCTACTCAAAACTATCAGAATCGTCGTTTCCTTGAACATGGATAAAAGTATTGTAAATAAGTACTTTCTCGTCAACCCAGAAGTTCTCTAAATAAACTCCTGAGCCTCACAATCACCTCCTTCCCACCGAGCCTACTCTTCAGCTCACCGAACCTATACCTCATACGCTCTCTCTCCTTATCCTCTTCAAGAAGGGTAATGGCTGCTCTCGTTATCTGAGATGGGCTTTTATTTATAAGCTCTGGGATAACCTCTTCGTTCAAGATAAGATTTGGCAAGCTCACATACTCAACCCTAACGAGAAACCTTGCAAGCATGTATGTCAACGGGTTCAGACTGTAAAAAACTATATGGGGATTATAGGCAAGAGCAGCCTCAAGGGAAGAGGTGCCAGAAGCTACGATAGATAGTTTTGAGTAAAACATGGAGTTGTAAGAGGGGTAGCTTACGTCCCTATCCGTGATAACCTTAACAGGTAAACCGCTAAAACTATCCTCTATGTATTCCCTGAAATCTTCAAAGGTAGGGAGGATAAAATCCTTAACCCTACCCTGAAGGTTCTTTACCACCTCCTTAAGGATAGAGGAGTGGCGTTTCACCTCTCCCCATCTGCTACCGGGCATAAGGTTGACGGGCTCCTCATCTATGCCAAGAATTCTGTAGAACTCCTCCCGGCTTACACTTGGTTTTACCATGTCTACAAGGGGATGTCCCACATAATGAACCTTAAATTTCCCGCTCTCAAAGTTTCTGTATATTTCCACCTCAAAGGGGAGTATCACGATAAGGTCATCTACGTATTCAGCTATAATCTTTGCCCTTCCTGGCTTCCAAGCCCAAACCTGAGGGGAGATAAAGTAGACCACCTTCTCAACACCCATTCTGCGAGCCTCTTTTATAAGGCGCAGGTTAAAACCCGGTGCATCGCAGGCGATAAGAACATCACAATCCCGAAGAACCTCAATACTCCTTTTATAGAGCCTCCTTATCTTAAGGAGTCTCGGCAGTACCTCCGCTATCCCAACAACGGACAACTCTGATATCTGCCCCACACTTTTAATCCCGATACTTTCAAGCCTTGTGTTGGTAATACCGAGAAATTCAAAATCCTCAAAGCCCTCTTTCAGTATCTCATACAGGTAATTCGCCGCGGATATATCGCCAACGGAGAGAAACACTTTCACAGACATGCTATTATTAAAGACCATGAAGATCGGTTTTATCAGCCACAAAAATGCGGTAAGGAGTGTAATGGCTGAGGCTGTGGCAAGAAAATTACTCTCAGACTTAGGCATAAAGGCGGAGGTGTTTTCCGCAGGTGTGGAGCCTGCAAAAGAGGTAAACCCATTAACCATTAAGACCCTTAGAGATAAGGGTTATACGGTAAACGGTCTGTATCCAAAACCCGTGAGTAAAATTCCGTACAGAAAGCTGGACGTGGTTGTAACGATCGGTAATGAGGCTAAGGAAAGGTGTGAGTTCGTAGTCGGTCATAAGAGGAGAGAGAACTGGCTAATAGAGGAGCCCTCTGAAAGTGAAGAATCCTTCAAGAGAACCCTTGAGGATATTGAAAGCCACCTGAAGGGTTTACTAAAGCTCTCCTGATATGGTCCTAATGTAGCACTCTTTAACCTGTTGGGAATAGCTCTTGAGGTCTCCTGCCGGGGTAAAGCCTTCCTTAAGAAGTTTTTCCACAGTAGCCACCAGTTCTTTTAGTGAGCTAACTTTGAAACCGTATCCACTGGAGAGCAAGAACTCTTCAAGGTCTCGTACCTTGTAGGTACTGGGTCCAAAGACCACAGGCTTGCCAAAGAAAGCCGGTTCTAAAAGGTTGTGTCCACCTGCGGGGTAGAAGGTGCCTCCAACAAACGCAACGTCAGCCAGCGAATACATAGCCTTAAGCTCCCCAAGGGTATCTACGAGCAAGATATCCCACTCCTCCCCCATAGAGCTCCTTCTTGCATAAGATAAGCCTTTTCCCCTCAAAACCTTTTCCACCTCTTTCACACGGGATACATGTCTGGGAGCTATCACAAGCTTGAGTGGTAAACTTTTCCGGACTTCAAGGAAGGCTTCTAATATAATCTCCTCTTCACCTTCCCGTGTGCTTCCTGCAACCCAGAGTTTATAACCTTCCGGTATCTTAAGGTTTATGGGTTGAAGATCGTTTTCCTGCACAAACTTCAGGTTTCCACAGGAAACAACTTTGCCTGCTCCTTCCCTCTCAAAGAGCTCCCTATCTCGTTCAGTTCTCGCAATTATAAGCTTAAAGTTAGGGAGAAGGAGCTTTTCAAGAAAATTACCCCTGGCGTATGCATTTACGAGGATTTTTTTCACCCTGGTAGCCTTGATTAAAGCAGGCCAGAACTCCCTTTCAACTATTATGAGCACCTTCGGTTGAATTAGGGATTCAAATCTCCTCAGGAGGAAAGGTAGGTCTAAGGGAAGCGGAAAGAGAAGGTCATAAAGCCCTGATTGCTTTTCAAGGTAACCCTTCGCCCGGGGCGAGAAGTAGGTCAATACCACCTGCTCCCTGCTTTTCAGCTCTCTGAGTATAGGTTTAAAGGTGTTAAACTCACCCACGCTTGCGCAATGCACCCAAATAGGCTTTGATAGGTTATCAACATTTGGTTTCTCCAATAGAAATCTTTTCTTAAGACAAAAGTGCATGGGTGTTTTAGAATTATAGTATGAAAGCTCTATTGGTTCTTTACTCTGAACTACTTGAAAACGGCAAGGATAAGTTCTACAGGGAGCTTGAAAAGAACCTATATTACCTCAGAAGGGTGGTTGGCATAGACAACATATACGCCTCGGTGAGTTCTCATTTTAAGGATATATTTGATAGATTCCCGGACGTATGTCTGATAAACAACCTCAAGGACACGCCTGTCTTTGGTGCTTACAAGGGTTTGAGGAAGTTAAGAGGAGATGATGTGCTTTTGATAGACGGAGGCGTGAAGCTATCAAAGGAAGTTCTGTTGAGGTTCTTCAACAGGCTTAACGTTACCGTTGGCGTTGTGAAGGAGAATTGGTCTGGCATAGCCCTTGTAAAGATGCGTGACGTTGACTATATGGTAAGGAGCCTTGAGAGGAACTTTGAGAACAGCATGCTGGATGCTTTTTACACTCTTAGGGATATATACAGCATAGTTACAGAATTCATTCCGCTTGAAAATGAACGCTCTCTTCCGACTTTAAACTTAAAGGAAGTCAAACCTTAGGGGGGTGTGACATGGTAGACCCGGACATACTTCTCATAGCCATGGTTGAGCTTATTGAAGGTGTTAGGAATTTGATAGGGGACAAGGGAGCCAACGCTGTCCTTAGGGATGCCGGGAGGCACAGTGGACCAAAGCTACTTGAGAGCCTGATAGGTCATCTACCTGAGGTCCTGGAGAGGGAAGAGGCTTTAAGAAGAACCTGTATGCTCCTTGAAGAGCTCGGCTTTGCCAAAAAAATTGAAAAGGAGGACTCAACAATAAGCATACAGGACGACATATTCAGTGATGCCATAAGAGCTGAAGATATACAGAAGTCCCCCGTAGTTTACTTCTTTATGGGTCTTATAGAAGGGTTTGTCCAGTTTATGTCGGGAAACAAAGTCACTCTGAGTCCTAAACAGATAGAGAAAGGCAGGTTTGTATTCTCTTACGCCTGAACCCTTAGATAGCTCACGCTTTCAATGTGGTACGTTTGAGGAAACATATCAACCAGCTTGACCTGTTCAAGTCTGTAGCCCCCTTTCAGGAGAGCCTTTAAGTCTCTGGCAAGGGTTGCAGGGTTACAGGATATGTAAACAATCCTTTCTGGCTGGTTATTAACAAGTAAATCAATCTCTTTCCTCTCAAGACCGCTTCTGGGTGGGTCCAGAACAACAAGGTCAAGAACCTCTCCTCCCCTGTTCTTGAGGTGCCTGTAAGCGTCCGACTTTATAAAGACCACGTTGTCTCTGTTGTTGAGCTTGGCGTTGTACTCCGCATCGTTTATAGCCCAGGGGTTACTGTCGGAGCCTTCTATGAAGTTGCCCTTCTCTGAGAGAGGTATGGTAAAGAATCCTACACCACAGTGCAGGTCTATCGCTTTACGGAAAGGGTCCACATCGCTTACCGCCCTTATGAAACTCTCCCAAAGAGTCCAGTTTACCTGAAAGAAGGAATCGGAGCTAACCCTGAACTTCCACTTTCCGACATCTATAAAAAGATACTCTTTGCCTATCCAGAACCTTCGGTTCAGTATCGTTCTTAACCTTGAATAATCTCCAACACCAACAACATCTTCAGGAAGACAGTCTCTCTTCAGATTGCCCAGAAACTCCCTGTCTATCTCTGTAGGTGTTACGAATTTCACGAGGAATTTGTCCTCCGATGGAGAGTAGGTAACATGAATCTCCTGAAGCTCCCTTATATACTTGACACATTCCTTAAGGGGTTTGATGAGTTCGTTTATCCTTGGATGAGCTATTGGACAGTGTTCTATATCAACTATCTCGTGCTCATCCCACCTGTAAAAACCCAGCTTGCCATTCTTAACTTTAAACTGAACCCTTACCCTGTACCCAAACTCTTGCCCGGACTGGATAGCTTCTCCCAGTGGAACCTCCCTGATCTTTCCTATCCTTTGGAGAGTTTCCAGAAGTATGGACTCTTTACTCTCTACCTGAGTGTTATAGTCTACATGCTGGAGCTGGCACCCACCACATACACCAAAGTAGGGGCAAGGTGCTTCTCTTCTGGAAGCCGAAGAGAGGATAACGTCTTTTACATAAGCTTCCGAGTAATCTTTCTTTTCCTGGATTACCTCCACATCAACGAGTTCACGGGGAGCGGCAAACCTGACCAGAACAACCTTATCTCTATGGTGGGCTAAACCGTAGCCTCCATGCACTAACTTTTCTATGCTGAGTCGTAAGTTTTCCTCTTTACTCACCTGACTCTGACTCTCTAAGCTCTGTGAGCCTCTCAAAGTCTTCCTCCGACATTACATCAATATGCCACCCCGTTAGTCTGTGGGCAAGTTTTACGTTGGTTCCCCTCTTGCCTATTGCCAGGGAAAGCTGGTCTTGGGGTACTGCCACCTCAGCCCTCTCCTCTTCCGGTATGAGCCTTATAGCGGTAGGCTTAGCCGGTGACAATGCCCTCCTTATGAACTCCTCTTCATCTTCTGTCCATCGCACCACGTCTATCTTTTCCCCATGTAGTTCTTCGGATATTGGTTGTATCCTGGAACCTCTTAAGCCCACAACTATACCAACAGGGTCCATCTTCATATCTTTTGCATAAACGGCGACCTTTGCCCTTTCTCCGGGGATACGGGCGACAGCCTTTATCTCTATCTCCTTTTCAGCTACCTCTGGTATCTCCGTTTCAAGAAGCCTCTTCAAGAACAAAGGGTGGGTTCTTGACAGTATAAGACGGGGTTCTCCGTGTTGCTTTTTTACCTCTATGAGGAGAGCCTTGAGCCTATCACCCACATGGTAAGTTTCACCGGGTATCTGCTCTCTACGGGGGAGCACAGCTTCAACCTTACCAAGGTCAACGAGTATGTCCCCATTCTCGTGCACCTTTCTGACTATACCTGTTACTATCTCTCCCTCAAGCTCCTTGTACTCAAGGAATCCTCTCTCCCTTTCTGCCCTTTCCAGCTCACTCAGGAACTCTTCCTTAGCTGCGTAAGCTGCTATTCTATTTACATCTTCGGTAGATATATCCAAGGGAAACCTTTCTTTGCTTTTTCCTTTCCTTCTAACTATGTATACCTTTATTCCCTCGTCGGTAAACTCTATATCAAGGTTGTCCCTTATCCTCTTGTCTTTCTTTATAGCTATGGCTATAGCGTTCTTAAGGGCATACTCAACCACCCTTTCAGGCAGATCCTTTTCCTTGGCAACCTGCTCTAT from Hydrogenivirga caldilitoris includes these protein-coding regions:
- a CDS encoding 3-deoxy-D-manno-octulosonic acid transferase; protein product: MHFCLKKRFLLEKPNVDNLSKPIWVHCASVGEFNTFKPILRELKSREQVVLTYFSPRAKGYLEKQSGLYDLLFPLPLDLPFLLRRFESLIQPKVLIIVEREFWPALIKATRVKKILVNAYARGNFLEKLLLPNFKLIIARTERDRELFEREGAGKVVSCGNLKFVQENDLQPINLKIPEGYKLWVAGSTREGEEEIILEAFLEVRKSLPLKLVIAPRHVSRVKEVEKVLRGKGLSYARRSSMGEEWDILLVDTLGELKAMYSLADVAFVGGTFYPAGGHNLLEPAFFGKPVVFGPSTYKVRDLEEFLLSSGYGFKVSSLKELVATVEKLLKEGFTPAGDLKSYSQQVKECYIRTISGEL
- a CDS encoding class I SAM-dependent RNA methyltransferase; translated protein: MSKEENLRLSIEKLVHGGYGLAHHRDKVVLVRFAAPRELVDVEVIQEKKDYSEAYVKDVILSSASRREAPCPYFGVCGGCQLQHVDYNTQVESKESILLETLQRIGKIREVPLGEAIQSGQEFGYRVRVQFKVKNGKLGFYRWDEHEIVDIEHCPIAHPRINELIKPLKECVKYIRELQEIHVTYSPSEDKFLVKFVTPTEIDREFLGNLKRDCLPEDVVGVGDYSRLRTILNRRFWIGKEYLFIDVGKWKFRVSSDSFFQVNWTLWESFIRAVSDVDPFRKAIDLHCGVGFFTIPLSEKGNFIEGSDSNPWAINDAEYNAKLNNRDNVVFIKSDAYRHLKNRGGEVLDLVVLDPPRSGLERKEIDLLVNNQPERIVYISCNPATLARDLKALLKGGYRLEQVKLVDMFPQTYHIESVSYLRVQA
- the nusA gene encoding transcription termination factor NusA; amino-acid sequence: MVKNIRKLIEQVAKEKDLPERVVEYALKNAIAIAIKKDKRIRDNLDIEFTDEGIKVYIVRRKGKSKERFPLDISTEDVNRIAAYAAKEEFLSELERAERERGFLEYKELEGEIVTGIVRKVHENGDILVDLGKVEAVLPRREQIPGETYHVGDRLKALLIEVKKQHGEPRLILSRTHPLFLKRLLETEIPEVAEKEIEIKAVARIPGERAKVAVYAKDMKMDPVGIVVGLRGSRIQPISEELHGEKIDVVRWTEDEEEFIRRALSPAKPTAIRLIPEEERAEVAVPQDQLSLAIGKRGTNVKLAHRLTGWHIDVMSEEDFERLTELRESESGE